One window of Thalassovita mediterranea genomic DNA carries:
- a CDS encoding Fe2+-dependent dioxygenase, whose protein sequence is MLITIPNILDAGALTEAKELLAKTGWADGRKTAGPEAAKVKRNEQADLSSRSGAALHTLLNDAIRKNAVFQAAAQPARLSRLLVSRSGEGQGYGTHVDNALMGTGANRIRTDLSFTLFLNDPTDYEGGELTIDWAGMIHSMKLEAGSLLLYPSTSLHRVETITSGQRTVCVGWVQSQVRTSEQRDILFDLANLKVSMRASLPEGAPEHLALSKVIANLRRLWSEV, encoded by the coding sequence ATGCTGATCACGATTCCAAACATACTCGATGCAGGCGCCCTCACTGAGGCGAAGGAGCTTCTGGCAAAGACCGGCTGGGCCGATGGGCGCAAGACGGCGGGGCCAGAAGCGGCGAAAGTGAAGCGCAATGAGCAGGCGGATCTGTCGTCCCGCTCGGGCGCCGCGCTGCACACGCTGCTCAATGACGCCATCCGCAAGAACGCCGTCTTCCAGGCCGCCGCACAGCCCGCGCGCCTGTCACGCCTCCTCGTCAGCCGCAGCGGCGAGGGGCAGGGCTATGGCACCCATGTCGATAATGCGCTTATGGGCACAGGCGCAAACCGGATCAGGACGGATTTGTCCTTCACGCTCTTCCTTAATGACCCGACCGATTATGAGGGCGGTGAGCTGACGATCGACTGGGCTGGCATGATCCATTCCATGAAGCTCGAAGCTGGCTCGCTCCTCCTCTATCCATCGACCAGCCTGCACCGCGTCGAGACCATCACGTCAGGCCAGCGCACAGTCTGCGTCGGTTGGGTACAGAGCCAGGTCCGCACCAGCGAGCAGCGCGACATCCTGTTCGATCTTGCGAATCTGAAAGTCTCCATGCGTGCTTCCCTGCCAGAAGGCGCGCCAGAGCATCTCGCGCTCTCAAAGGTGATCGCGAATTTGCGCCGCCTCTGGTCGGAGGTCTGA
- a CDS encoding TauD/TfdA family dioxygenase, protein MTLTITQSGEACGASVTGIDLSQPQDETTVAEIRAAWLTHHVLAFPGQNLSDDDLERFTQYFGPFGDDPFIAPIPGRQHIIAVKRNADETGPVFAETWHTDWSFQASPPAGTCLYGITIPPSGGDTLFTNQHKALAEMPDDLREKLDGRMAVHSARNGYGKAGLYGEKDEGRSMDIRSSDEALATQVHPIIRKHPETGEEGLFGCAGYIIGFEGMDEEESWALLTELYRWQTRPEFQYRHKWSAGTLLMWDNRSCLHMATGGYQGHDRLLHRTTIGSRAAA, encoded by the coding sequence ATGACACTGACCATCACCCAAAGCGGTGAGGCGTGCGGGGCGAGCGTAACAGGCATAGACCTGAGCCAGCCCCAGGATGAGACGACCGTTGCGGAGATCCGCGCGGCCTGGCTCACCCATCACGTCCTTGCCTTTCCAGGCCAGAACCTCAGCGATGATGATCTGGAGCGGTTCACGCAATACTTCGGGCCCTTTGGCGACGATCCGTTCATCGCGCCGATACCGGGCCGCCAGCACATCATTGCCGTCAAACGAAACGCCGATGAGACCGGCCCGGTCTTTGCCGAGACGTGGCATACGGACTGGAGCTTTCAGGCTTCCCCGCCCGCCGGCACCTGCCTCTATGGCATCACCATTCCGCCCAGTGGCGGTGACACGCTCTTCACCAATCAGCACAAGGCACTGGCAGAGATGCCTGACGATCTGCGTGAAAAGCTGGACGGCAGGATGGCCGTGCATTCGGCGCGCAACGGCTATGGCAAGGCAGGTCTTTATGGCGAGAAGGATGAGGGCCGGAGTATGGACATCCGCTCTTCTGATGAAGCGCTCGCGACGCAGGTCCACCCTATCATCCGCAAGCATCCAGAAACCGGCGAGGAAGGCCTGTTTGGCTGTGCCGGATACATTATCGGCTTCGAAGGCATGGATGAGGAAGAGAGCTGGGCCCTGCTGACAGAGCTTTATCGCTGGCAGACGCGGCCAGAGTTCCAGTACCGTCACAAATGGTCGGCGGGCACGCTTCTCATGTGGGACAACCGCTCATGCCTGCATATGGCGACGGGTGGCTATCAGGGGCATGACCGCCTGCTCCACCGCACCACGATTGGCAGCCGCGCGGCCGCCTGA
- a CDS encoding replication-associated recombination protein A — translation MSDLFSASGMADEAPRPLADRLRPAKLSEVVGQNHLLGPDGALGRMLSTKRLSSIIFWGPPGVGKTTIARLLAKETDLEFEAISAVFSGVKDLRAAFDRAENRRSTGKGTLLFVDEIHRFNRAQQDGFLPFVEAGVVTLVGATTENPSFEINGALLSRCAVLTLKRLTPEALEELLVRAEALEGRQLPLESRAREALIDMADGDGRYMLNLAEQAFTLADEGTELTPEALSQALQKRAPAYDKDREEHYNLISALHKSVRGSDPDAALYWFARMVTGGEDPLYLARRIVRMASEDIGLADPTALMIANEAARTYERLGSPEGELALAHAVVHLATAPKSNAVYTAWKAAQRAAKETGSLMPPKHILNAPTAFMKGEGYGKGYAYDHDAEEGFSGQNYFPDGMKRENFYQPKGQGREGPIAERLKRWAELRKSRGE, via the coding sequence ATGAGTGATCTCTTTTCCGCTTCCGGTATGGCTGATGAAGCGCCGCGGCCGCTGGCTGACCGGCTGCGCCCGGCCAAGCTGTCCGAAGTCGTCGGGCAGAACCATCTGCTCGGCCCGGACGGCGCGCTCGGGCGGATGCTGTCGACCAAGCGGCTCTCCTCAATCATCTTCTGGGGCCCGCCCGGTGTCGGCAAGACAACGATTGCGCGGCTGCTCGCCAAGGAAACCGATCTCGAATTCGAGGCGATCAGCGCCGTCTTCTCTGGCGTAAAGGATCTGCGTGCTGCCTTCGACCGGGCCGAGAACAGGCGCTCAACGGGCAAGGGCACGCTGCTCTTCGTTGACGAGATCCACCGCTTCAACCGTGCCCAGCAGGACGGCTTCCTGCCCTTCGTCGAGGCGGGTGTCGTGACCCTCGTCGGCGCGACGACGGAGAATCCGAGCTTCGAGATCAATGGCGCGCTCCTGTCGCGCTGCGCGGTGCTGACCCTCAAACGCCTGACACCAGAGGCACTGGAAGAGCTGCTCGTCCGCGCCGAAGCGCTTGAAGGACGACAACTGCCTCTGGAGTCGCGTGCCCGCGAAGCCCTGATCGACATGGCCGACGGCGATGGCCGCTATATGCTGAACCTTGCCGAACAGGCCTTCACGCTGGCCGATGAGGGCACCGAGCTGACGCCAGAAGCGCTGAGCCAGGCGCTCCAGAAGCGCGCGCCCGCTTATGACAAGGACCGTGAAGAGCACTACAACCTCATCTCCGCCCTGCACAAATCGGTACGCGGGTCAGACCCGGATGCCGCGCTCTACTGGTTCGCCCGCATGGTCACGGGCGGCGAGGACCCGCTCTATCTTGCCCGCCGCATTGTCCGCATGGCGTCAGAAGATATCGGCCTTGCCGACCCGACGGCGCTGATGATCGCGAATGAAGCGGCCCGCACCTATGAGCGCCTCGGCAGCCCGGAGGGTGAGCTTGCCCTCGCCCACGCCGTCGTCCACCTCGCCACGGCGCCCAAGTCCAACGCGGTCTACACCGCCTGGAAAGCCGCCCAGCGCGCAGCGAAAGAGACAGGCTCCCTGATGCCGCCAAAGCATATCCTGAACGCGCCCACCGCCTTCATGAAAGGCGAGGGCTATGGCAAGGGCTATGCCTATGACCATGACGCCGAAGAGGGCTTTTCAGGCCAGAACTATTTCCCGGACGGGATGAAGCGCGAGAATTTCTACCAGCCAAAAGGGCAGGGGCGCGAAGGCCCCATCGCCGAACGCCTGAAACGCTGGGCAGAGCTGCGCAAGAGCCGGGGTGAATGA
- a CDS encoding dipeptidase: MTGFNFRNGLMMAAALTVLAACNPDAEPSGSEIIAPAEAQSTAEVAAPMSVPQNVEAIHEGMLVMDTHLDTPAYFHTPDYNFSVRQTFEEDGTHVDLPRMKEGGLDGGFWVIFTAQGPLDEASYAAARNQAMLRQMSIRELAAKYSDEVELAFTADDAARIAGEGKRVVYQSMENAYPLGTDVSLMETFYIGGLRMIAPVHFRDSQFADSATDVSGDSYGGLSPLGEDLVRKANELGMILDGSHASDETVYDMIELSTTPIILSHTGVDGVYDHFRNIPDELLTAIAEDGGVIQINAYGGYLEALEPSAERQQAMADLEEQFGGSYYDLDDATREEYSAARDAIDVQYPAPRSTFEKFMEHLLYALDLVGPDHVGMGADWDGGGGVDGMTDITFLPKVTAALLEAGYSEQDIEKFWSGNMLRLLRQAEEARTSELQSPNVLK, from the coding sequence ATGACGGGTTTCAACTTTCGCAATGGTCTCATGATGGCAGCCGCGCTGACCGTACTGGCAGCCTGCAACCCCGACGCAGAGCCAAGCGGCAGTGAGATCATCGCGCCGGCTGAGGCCCAGTCCACCGCCGAAGTCGCCGCTCCGATGAGCGTGCCGCAGAATGTCGAGGCGATCCATGAAGGCATGCTCGTCATGGACACCCACCTCGACACGCCCGCCTACTTTCATACGCCGGACTATAATTTCTCAGTTCGCCAGACCTTCGAGGAGGATGGCACGCATGTAGACCTGCCGCGCATGAAGGAAGGCGGCCTTGATGGCGGTTTCTGGGTGATCTTTACCGCGCAGGGCCCACTCGACGAAGCCTCCTATGCCGCGGCCCGCAACCAGGCGATGCTGCGCCAGATGTCGATCCGCGAACTTGCGGCCAAATACAGCGATGAGGTCGAGCTCGCCTTCACCGCTGACGATGCCGCGCGCATCGCGGGCGAGGGCAAGCGCGTTGTCTATCAGAGCATGGAAAACGCCTATCCGCTCGGCACCGATGTATCCTTGATGGAGACTTTCTATATCGGCGGCCTGCGCATGATCGCGCCTGTCCATTTCCGTGACAGCCAGTTCGCCGACAGCGCGACCGATGTCTCGGGCGACTCCTATGGCGGCCTGTCGCCTCTCGGTGAGGACCTTGTGCGCAAGGCCAACGAACTCGGCATGATCCTCGACGGGTCACACGCCTCTGATGAGACCGTCTACGATATGATCGAGCTATCCACGACGCCGATCATCCTGTCCCACACGGGCGTCGACGGCGTCTACGACCACTTCCGGAACATTCCAGACGAGCTGCTGACGGCAATCGCTGAGGATGGCGGCGTCATCCAGATCAACGCATATGGCGGCTATCTTGAGGCGCTCGAGCCAAGCGCTGAGCGCCAGCAGGCGATGGCTGACCTCGAAGAACAGTTCGGCGGCAGCTATTACGATCTCGACGACGCGACGCGCGAAGAATATTCGGCGGCTCGCGACGCGATCGACGTGCAATACCCGGCACCGCGTTCCACCTTCGAGAAGTTCATGGAGCACCTTCTCTATGCGCTCGACCTTGTCGGCCCGGACCATGTCGGCATGGGCGCTGACTGGGATGGCGGCGGCGGCGTCGACGGCATGACCGACATTACCTTCCTTCCGAAAGTGACCGCGGCACTTCTTGAGGCTGGCTATAGCGAGCAGGACATCGAAAAGTTCTGGAGCGGCAACATGCTGCGCCTGCTGCGGCAGGCTGAAGAGGCCCGCACTTCTGAACTGCAATCGCCGAACGTCCTGAAATAG
- a CDS encoding acylase: protein MMRILKWGLVAVIVAIAGLAIWLWDPVGANPPPDELAAAASNYDAEIIRDNWGVPHIYGARDADVAFGVAYAHAEDDYETIQNVVAATRGVLARYEGAGAAPTDYIVALLGVWETVDARYEQDVPEDVKAIAEAYAAGLNLYAAENPDATWAGLAPFTAQDVVAGFIFKTPFFYGLDSTLMELFGDERQAAIALDPSGEREAFHAVPHGQPERGSNAFAVTPQRSGDGVTRLLINSHQPMTGPVAWWEAQLVSEEGLNITGGLFPGTPLILHGFNRDLGWANTVNKPDLADVYRLKVDEAGDRYRLDGEWRDFETETVTIRVGLLGPFAFKAKRTLKHSVHGPVIEADHGTYAIRYAGRGEIRQLEQYYRLNKARSLDEFMDAMSMNALPSINYVYADKAGNIAFIHNAQYPDRAPGWDWRKDLPGDRSDLIWQNYLPFEDVPMLVNPESGFVYNANNTPYSATDGVDNLKPEDFPAAIGLQENETNRSLRIAELTGDGEPIGRARLLDIKFDQSYAEGSQAEQVIEAVLAEDWRDDDRLAAAADHLRAWNRRTNRENTHAALGVLTVIREIRSSIDGSTPPAPEEAFRDAVDWLMTHHGRIDPEWGDVNRLVRGDVSLPLDGGPDTLRAIYPAEIGETGVLAAAAGDTWIALVEWDETGEQTADIIHQYGAATLDETSPHYADQAPLFADMEWRRALIGRAAVEENAERTYRPAWSD from the coding sequence ATGATGCGGATCCTGAAATGGGGCCTCGTCGCCGTCATCGTTGCTATTGCCGGACTTGCCATCTGGCTCTGGGATCCGGTTGGCGCCAATCCGCCGCCCGATGAACTCGCCGCCGCAGCCTCAAACTACGATGCAGAGATCATCCGCGACAATTGGGGCGTGCCGCATATCTATGGCGCGCGTGATGCCGATGTCGCTTTCGGCGTCGCCTACGCCCATGCCGAAGATGACTATGAAACGATCCAGAATGTCGTCGCTGCCACGCGCGGTGTTCTCGCGCGGTATGAAGGCGCGGGCGCGGCACCCACAGACTATATCGTCGCCCTGCTGGGCGTATGGGAGACAGTCGATGCGCGCTATGAGCAGGACGTGCCCGAAGATGTTAAGGCCATCGCAGAGGCCTATGCCGCTGGCCTTAATCTCTATGCCGCTGAAAACCCGGACGCGACTTGGGCGGGTCTCGCGCCTTTCACGGCGCAAGATGTCGTCGCGGGCTTCATCTTCAAGACGCCATTCTTCTACGGCCTCGACTCAACGCTCATGGAGCTGTTTGGCGACGAGCGACAGGCTGCTATCGCGCTCGATCCGAGCGGCGAGCGCGAAGCCTTTCACGCCGTGCCCCATGGTCAGCCAGAGCGCGGGTCGAATGCGTTCGCTGTGACGCCGCAGCGTTCAGGCGACGGCGTCACGCGCCTTCTGATCAATTCGCACCAGCCCATGACCGGGCCGGTTGCGTGGTGGGAGGCGCAGCTTGTCTCTGAAGAAGGGCTCAACATTACAGGCGGCCTCTTCCCCGGCACGCCGCTCATCCTGCATGGGTTCAACAGGGACCTTGGCTGGGCCAATACGGTCAACAAGCCGGATCTTGCCGATGTCTACCGCCTTAAAGTGGACGAGGCCGGAGACCGCTACAGGCTGGATGGCGAGTGGCGCGATTTTGAAACCGAAACTGTGACCATCCGCGTCGGCCTGCTCGGTCCGTTTGCGTTCAAGGCAAAGCGTACCTTGAAGCACTCTGTGCACGGCCCGGTCATCGAAGCCGATCATGGCACCTATGCCATCCGCTATGCCGGGCGAGGCGAGATCCGCCAGCTGGAGCAGTATTACCGCCTCAACAAGGCACGCTCTCTGGATGAATTCATGGACGCCATGTCGATGAACGCCCTGCCGAGCATCAACTATGTCTATGCGGACAAGGCGGGCAATATCGCCTTCATCCATAATGCTCAGTATCCGGATAGGGCGCCGGGTTGGGACTGGCGCAAGGACCTGCCCGGCGATCGCTCTGATCTCATCTGGCAGAACTACCTGCCGTTCGAAGATGTGCCGATGCTGGTCAATCCCGAAAGCGGCTTTGTCTACAACGCGAACAATACGCCTTATTCGGCAACCGATGGCGTGGACAATTTGAAGCCTGAAGACTTTCCGGCCGCCATCGGCTTGCAGGAAAATGAGACCAACCGCTCCCTGCGGATCGCAGAGCTGACGGGTGACGGCGAACCTATCGGACGTGCTCGCCTTCTCGATATCAAGTTCGATCAATCCTATGCGGAGGGCTCGCAGGCCGAACAGGTCATCGAAGCCGTTCTGGCTGAGGACTGGAGAGATGACGACAGGCTCGCGGCCGCTGCCGATCACCTCCGCGCCTGGAACAGACGAACCAACCGCGAGAATACCCATGCCGCGCTGGGTGTGCTGACGGTCATCCGTGAAATTCGCAGCTCCATCGATGGCAGTACGCCGCCAGCGCCAGAAGAGGCGTTCCGCGACGCCGTCGACTGGCTAATGACCCATCATGGCCGCATCGACCCTGAATGGGGCGATGTGAACAGGCTGGTGCGCGGTGATGTCAGCCTGCCGCTCGATGGTGGCCCCGATACACTGCGCGCCATCTATCCGGCTGAGATCGGCGAGACAGGGGTATTGGCGGCAGCGGCTGGCGACACATGGATCGCGCTGGTCGAGTGGGATGAGACAGGTGAGCAGACGGCCGACATCATCCACCAGTATGGTGCGGCGACGCTGGATGAAACTTCCCCCCATTATGCAGATCAGGCGCCGCTCTTTGCCGACATGGAATGGCGGCGCGCCCTGATCGGACGTGCCGCCGTCGAGGAGAATGCCGAGCGGACCTACCGGCCTGCCTGGTCTGACTAG
- a CDS encoding beta-lactamase family protein: MSRVPAAGFVVWDGKRIVASQTAGLASGLSADEVSAGVEPRAFSIDTPFRTASISKTVVALTALALETKGQIELDAPITGALPQLAGVADDVTIRHLLAHVSGLEDPEQYWLAHPGDLTPLMVEAFGARRHEARDYFQYCNFGYGIAATVMEAATRTRFDRLAETHVLQPLQLDAGFNWSGVSREKRLAGATLYRETPAGWQIQTDGPETLNATAPAILIEDGASLDTYTPSQNGTLFSPQGGVRISLLGLARMIHTLGSHSELSRPVWTLNADASNGLHDLGYFTAFGTGVHIHPAADSLWPGYELIGHHGEAYGLYAGAWHAPQTGLSFAYAVTGTPDRTPQRSNVHPALNEWTAPLVAAAFREAGLA, translated from the coding sequence ATGAGCCGCGTCCCGGCCGCAGGGTTCGTCGTTTGGGACGGAAAGCGTATCGTAGCCAGTCAGACGGCTGGCCTCGCGAGTGGTCTGAGCGCGGACGAGGTGTCTGCCGGTGTCGAGCCTCGCGCTTTCAGCATCGATACCCCGTTCCGGACGGCCTCCATCTCCAAGACGGTCGTCGCTCTCACGGCTCTGGCGCTTGAAACCAAGGGTCAGATTGAGCTCGACGCCCCCATCACAGGCGCCTTGCCACAACTGGCTGGCGTTGCGGATGATGTGACCATCAGGCATCTTCTCGCGCATGTTTCGGGGCTGGAAGATCCCGAACAATACTGGCTGGCCCATCCCGGGGATCTGACGCCCCTCATGGTTGAGGCTTTCGGCGCGCGTCGTCATGAGGCGCGCGACTATTTCCAATACTGCAATTTTGGCTACGGCATTGCGGCGACCGTCATGGAGGCAGCGACACGCACCCGCTTCGACAGGCTGGCCGAGACGCATGTGCTTCAGCCTCTGCAGCTGGATGCAGGGTTCAACTGGTCTGGCGTCAGCAGGGAAAAGCGACTGGCGGGCGCGACCCTCTACCGCGAGACGCCCGCGGGCTGGCAGATCCAGACAGACGGACCGGAGACGCTGAATGCGACGGCACCCGCCATACTGATCGAGGATGGGGCCTCGCTCGACACCTATACGCCCAGCCAGAATGGCACGCTATTCTCACCGCAAGGCGGCGTTCGGATCAGCCTGCTGGGACTGGCAAGGATGATCCATACTCTGGGCAGCCATAGCGAGCTTAGCCGTCCTGTCTGGACCCTGAATGCCGATGCGAGCAACGGCCTTCACGACCTTGGCTACTTCACCGCATTCGGAACAGGTGTGCACATCCACCCGGCCGCCGACTCCCTGTGGCCGGGCTATGAGCTTATCGGCCATCATGGTGAAGCCTATGGGCTTTATGCCGGTGCCTGGCATGCCCCGCAGACTGGTCTCAGCTTTGCCTATGCCGTGACAGGCACGCCGGATCGCACTCCGCAGCGCAGCAACGTTCACCCAGCGCTGAATGAGTGGACCGCCCCTCTTGTCGCGGCCGCTTTTCGCGAAGCAGGCCTTGCCTAG
- a CDS encoding dienelactone hydrolase family protein, producing the protein MAVSTKSLDYEQAGQTYEGFLAMPEGKPKAVVLVSHAWGGQNEFDHDKAKMLAEWGYAGFALDVYGKGKRGSTKEESQALMEPLASNRGELQNRLKYSLEVAKKESGCDTAAAIGFCFGGLCVLDMARAGMDVEGVASFHGILGAPGNTGGHKTKSKVLALHGWDDPMAKPEDVMAFSKEMTDAGADWQLHAFGGVMHAFTNPEANDPDFGTVYDPAAERRSFAILKDFLEELFG; encoded by the coding sequence ATGGCCGTTTCAACGAAATCACTGGACTATGAACAGGCCGGACAGACCTATGAGGGCTTTCTGGCCATGCCGGAAGGCAAGCCGAAAGCTGTTGTCCTCGTTTCCCACGCATGGGGCGGACAGAACGAGTTTGACCATGACAAGGCCAAGATGCTGGCCGAGTGGGGCTATGCGGGCTTTGCGCTCGACGTCTATGGCAAAGGCAAGCGCGGCTCGACCAAGGAAGAGAGCCAGGCGCTTATGGAGCCGCTGGCGTCCAATCGCGGCGAGCTTCAGAACCGGCTGAAGTACAGCCTGGAAGTCGCGAAGAAGGAATCTGGCTGCGACACGGCGGCAGCGATCGGCTTCTGCTTTGGCGGTCTCTGCGTGCTCGACATGGCGCGCGCCGGCATGGACGTCGAAGGCGTTGCGTCTTTCCACGGCATCCTCGGCGCCCCTGGCAATACTGGCGGGCACAAGACCAAGTCGAAAGTTCTCGCCCTGCATGGCTGGGATGACCCGATGGCGAAGCCTGAGGACGTCATGGCTTTCTCCAAGGAGATGACGGATGCAGGCGCCGACTGGCAGCTGCACGCCTTTGGCGGCGTCATGCACGCTTTCACCAATCCTGAAGCGAACGACCCGGACTTCGGCACGGTATACGACCCAGCCGCCGAGCGCCGCAGCTTCGCGATCCTCAAGGATTTCCTTGAAGAGCTGTTCGGCTAG
- a CDS encoding nucleoside hydrolase → MRKRQIIIDCDPGLDDAVALLLAFAATDRIDVLGITTVAGNVRGELTHRNARIIRDLAGNQSGLPVRAGAPRPLVRDPVTAEDFHGTTGLGGLDLPKPKGRASRQHGVNFLIQTLRTMKGFPATLVVTGPMTNVALALSMAPDIAEGLSEIVIMGGADIEGGNITPHAEFNIFADPHAAEAVFRSGIPMRVLSLDVTHQLLTQDEIVERVRALGSRQATVAADLLAASNRLEESAKARNAPLHDPSTILALLRPDLFTGRKARVSVVTEEGERFGKTMPEYREDGHVEWYTGVDADGAFAELLGQLGRYPL, encoded by the coding sequence ATGAGGAAACGCCAGATAATAATAGATTGCGACCCGGGGCTTGATGATGCCGTCGCGCTTCTGCTTGCCTTTGCGGCAACCGACCGGATTGATGTGCTCGGAATTACGACGGTTGCAGGCAATGTCCGCGGTGAGCTCACGCATCGTAATGCGCGCATCATCCGCGACCTTGCGGGCAACCAGTCAGGCCTGCCCGTTCGTGCCGGCGCGCCGCGTCCGCTTGTTCGCGATCCGGTGACGGCAGAGGACTTTCACGGCACGACAGGGCTCGGCGGGCTGGACCTGCCAAAGCCAAAAGGGCGCGCCTCCCGCCAGCATGGCGTGAACTTCCTGATACAGACCCTCCGTACCATGAAGGGCTTTCCGGCGACCCTCGTTGTGACCGGCCCGATGACCAATGTCGCGCTCGCGCTCAGCATGGCGCCCGACATTGCCGAGGGCCTTTCTGAAATCGTCATCATGGGCGGCGCCGATATCGAGGGCGGCAACATCACGCCGCATGCCGAGTTCAACATCTTCGCGGACCCTCATGCCGCAGAAGCGGTCTTCCGGTCCGGCATTCCGATGCGCGTGCTCAGCCTCGATGTAACCCACCAGCTGCTGACGCAGGACGAAATAGTCGAACGCGTGCGTGCCCTCGGCTCGCGGCAGGCCACTGTCGCCGCTGACCTGCTCGCGGCCTCCAACAGACTGGAAGAGTCGGCGAAGGCGCGGAATGCACCGCTGCATGACCCCTCCACCATCCTCGCGCTGCTGCGGCCGGACCTTTTCACGGGCCGCAAGGCGCGCGTCTCCGTAGTCACTGAAGAGGGCGAGCGCTTCGGCAAGACTATGCCGGAGTACCGCGAGGACGGCCACGTCGAGTGGTACACGGGCGTCGACGCCGATGGTGCCTTCGCAGAATTGCTCGGCCAGCTCGGAAGATACCCGCTATGA
- a CDS encoding ribokinase, with product MTRPSITIVGSANLDLVATAEKLPVAGETVTGATFAQHPGGKGANQALAARRLGADVSMIARTGEGPNRDAALALLKSDGVDLSGIVSDPDEQTGVALIAVDKAGENQIVVASGANGNLSPDDVRIDGAPDAILCQLEVPTACVLAAMRAKSGLFAVNLAPAAPVPVELLETADLLIVNEGEAAFYGDGIHRGEGMVALTLGGQGAVLYRAGKEIARTQAFTVPVIDTTGAGDTFCAALVLALAEGRGEGEALRFASAASALAVTKPGAQPSLPWREEVDAFLKDQD from the coding sequence ATGACGCGCCCATCGATCACTATCGTCGGTTCGGCCAATCTCGACCTCGTCGCAACGGCTGAAAAGCTTCCCGTCGCTGGCGAGACAGTGACGGGTGCCACCTTTGCGCAGCATCCCGGCGGCAAGGGCGCAAACCAGGCACTCGCCGCGCGCCGCCTCGGCGCTGACGTTTCCATGATCGCGCGCACCGGCGAAGGCCCGAACCGTGATGCGGCCCTCGCCCTCCTGAAGTCAGACGGCGTCGACCTGTCTGGCATCGTCAGCGACCCGGACGAACAGACCGGCGTCGCCCTTATCGCCGTCGACAAGGCGGGTGAGAACCAGATCGTTGTCGCAAGCGGTGCCAATGGAAACCTCTCCCCCGATGATGTGAGGATTGACGGCGCGCCGGATGCCATTCTCTGCCAGCTGGAAGTGCCGACTGCATGCGTCCTCGCGGCCATGCGCGCCAAGAGCGGCCTTTTCGCCGTGAACCTTGCGCCGGCCGCGCCCGTCCCGGTTGAGCTTCTCGAAACCGCAGACCTTCTCATCGTCAATGAGGGCGAAGCGGCCTTCTACGGCGACGGCATCCACCGCGGCGAAGGCATGGTTGCGCTGACGCTGGGCGGGCAGGGCGCGGTCCTCTACCGCGCTGGCAAGGAAATCGCCCGCACGCAGGCTTTCACCGTGCCCGTCATCGATACGACCGGGGCAGGCGACACTTTCTGCGCTGCGCTTGTTCTTGCGCTGGCCGAAGGGCGGGGTGAAGGCGAAGCGCTTCGCTTTGCGTCCGCTGCCTCTGCGCTGGCCGTCACCAAGCCCGGCGCGCAGCCAAGCCTGCCATGGCGCGAAGAGGTCGACGCCTTTCTGAAAGATCAGGACTGA
- a CDS encoding GNAT family N-acetyltransferase has translation MGQFPWTRSEIGAAREAEIRAAVRGTPALPSTAATSRLATQDDAAALTELFAFPEVNRWIYSLPRPLTEEAVSKFIAEMDAARERGEGLLSLNFDEAGTLSGYSELKVWPQWGAGELAGAMRPDLQSKGQGGAGMTATFTWMFNALGLDLICNTTALDNVRIQKLFQRTGFVYRGDIESQRPDGTIRQSQVWEVMRDDWLAGLEQ, from the coding sequence ATGGGCCAGTTTCCATGGACGCGCAGTGAAATTGGAGCGGCCCGCGAAGCCGAGATCCGCGCCGCCGTCCGCGGCACGCCAGCCTTGCCCAGCACCGCCGCCACGAGCAGGCTGGCCACGCAGGACGATGCCGCCGCCCTGACAGAACTGTTCGCCTTTCCAGAGGTGAACCGCTGGATCTACAGCCTGCCGCGCCCGCTGACGGAGGAGGCGGTATCGAAATTCATCGCGGAAATGGATGCGGCCCGCGAGCGCGGCGAGGGCCTTCTGTCGCTCAACTTCGATGAGGCTGGCACGCTCTCTGGTTATTCAGAGCTCAAGGTCTGGCCGCAATGGGGCGCAGGTGAGCTGGCGGGCGCCATGCGGCCTGACCTCCAGAGCAAGGGGCAGGGCGGCGCTGGCATGACCGCGACCTTCACCTGGATGTTCAACGCGCTCGGCCTCGATCTCATCTGCAACACGACCGCACTCGACAATGTCCGTATACAGAAACTGTTTCAACGCACGGGCTTTGTCTATCGCGGCGATATAGAGAGCCAGAGGCCAGACGGCACCATCCGCCAGTCGCAGGTCTGGGAAGTCATGCGCGATGACTGGCTGGCGGGACTGGAGCAGTAG